The following proteins come from a genomic window of Lolium rigidum isolate FL_2022 chromosome 5, APGP_CSIRO_Lrig_0.1, whole genome shotgun sequence:
- the LOC124654663 gene encoding germin-like protein 8-11 isoform X1 yields the protein MASSSSFLVLALFALISWQAIASDPSPLQDFCVSTSPMHAVLVNGFVCKNPMNVNADDFFKAANLDKPRMTNKVGSNVTLINVMQIGGLNTLGISLARIDYAPLGQNPPHTHPRATEILTVLEGTLYVGFVTSNPENKFLSKVLNKGDVFVFPVGLIHFQFNPNPYKPAVAIAALSSQNPGAITIANAVLGSKPPISDDVLAKAFQVEKNTIDWLQAQFWENNHY from the exons ATGGCTTCCTCTTCATCCTTCCTTGTCCTCGCTCTTTTTGCCTTGATTTCATGGCAGGCCATAGCCTCCGATCCTAGTCCACTCCAAGATTTTTGTGTC TCTACATCTCCAATGCATGCAGTGCTTGTCAATGGGTTTGTTTGCAAGAACCCAATGAATGTCAATGCAGATGACTTCTTCAAGGCAGCCAACCTTGACAAGCCTAGGATGACCAACAAGGTTGGATCCAACGTCACGTTGATCAACGTCATGCAGATCGGTGGCCTCAACACTCTAGGCATCTCACTAGCGCGTATTGATTATGCACCCTTAGGTCAGAACCCACCACACACACACCCTCGTGCCACCGAGATCTTGACGGTGCTTGAGGGGACATTGTATGTTGGCTTTGTCACATCCAATCCGGAAAACAAGTTCCTCTCCAAGGTGCTTAACAAAGGAGACGTGTTTGTGTTCCCTGTGGGGCTGATCCACTTCCAGTTCAACCCCAACCCCTACAAGCCAGCGGTTGCAATTGCTGCGCTCAGTAGCCAGAACCCAGGGGCTATCACCATTGCAAATGCGGTGCTTGGATCGAAGCCACCAATCTCAGATGATGTGCTTGCGAAGGCATTTCAGGTGGAGAAGAATACGATAGACTGGCTCCAGGCTCAGTTCTGGGAGAACAACCACTACTAA
- the LOC124654663 gene encoding germin-like protein 8-11 isoform X2, with protein MASSSSFLVLALFALISWQAIASDPSPLQDFCVVDKNSPVLVNGFVCKNPMNVNADDFFKAANLDKPRMTNKVGSNVTLINVMQIGGLNTLGISLARIDYAPLGQNPPHTHPRATEILTVLEGTLYVGFVTSNPENKFLSKVLNKGDVFVFPVGLIHFQFNPNPYKPAVAIAALSSQNPGAITIANAVLGSKPPISDDVLAKAFQVEKNTIDWLQAQFWENNHY; from the exons ATGGCTTCCTCTTCATCCTTCCTTGTCCTCGCTCTTTTTGCCTTGATTTCATGGCAGGCCATAGCCTCCGATCCTAGTCCACTCCAAGATTTTTGTGTCGTGGACAAGAATTCTCCAG TGCTTGTCAATGGGTTTGTTTGCAAGAACCCAATGAATGTCAATGCAGATGACTTCTTCAAGGCAGCCAACCTTGACAAGCCTAGGATGACCAACAAGGTTGGATCCAACGTCACGTTGATCAACGTCATGCAGATCGGTGGCCTCAACACTCTAGGCATCTCACTAGCGCGTATTGATTATGCACCCTTAGGTCAGAACCCACCACACACACACCCTCGTGCCACCGAGATCTTGACGGTGCTTGAGGGGACATTGTATGTTGGCTTTGTCACATCCAATCCGGAAAACAAGTTCCTCTCCAAGGTGCTTAACAAAGGAGACGTGTTTGTGTTCCCTGTGGGGCTGATCCACTTCCAGTTCAACCCCAACCCCTACAAGCCAGCGGTTGCAATTGCTGCGCTCAGTAGCCAGAACCCAGGGGCTATCACCATTGCAAATGCGGTGCTTGGATCGAAGCCACCAATCTCAGATGATGTGCTTGCGAAGGCATTTCAGGTGGAGAAGAATACGATAGACTGGCTCCAGGCTCAGTTCTGGGAGAACAACCACTACTAA